A genomic stretch from Erigeron canadensis isolate Cc75 chromosome 9, C_canadensis_v1, whole genome shotgun sequence includes:
- the LOC122582489 gene encoding L10-interacting MYB domain-containing protein-like isoform X1, whose amino-acid sequence MEQIGESKTGKKIRVSWKREKVVKTFLQACINQVAEDGRNGASLRAYTWRVVAEKLKGKHNLVVNQKQMKNHYDYLKSKYKAFLKLKNKRANVYDPLTNTFNLTEEEWNLEMKGNKYVESLKSTPLVFPELCAQLFDPVVATEVESGGSASERSRSCPEPLLNQDTGDINGTHETSTSKPTCSSSPVEAQRPTKKTKVSKNSHISTIEEDMSKALKLIIDSNNGPTFKDCRDKLQELGWGAKNPLHKMALVIFCESATYREAWMQLQLDEVEDWVSIIGRKLRLET is encoded by the exons ATGGAACAAATTGGTGAGTCTAAAACGGGAAAGAAAATACGGGTTAGCTGGAAAAGAGAAAAAGTTGTAAAAACTTTTCTACAAGCTTGTATAAACCAAGTTGCAGAAGATGGACGAAATGGTGCTAGTCTTCGTGCATATACATGGAGGGTCGTAGCAGAAAAGCTAAAAGGTAAGCATAATCTTGTTGTCAATcaaaaacaaatgaagaacCATTATGACTATCTGAAATCCAAGTACAAAGCATTCTTAAAACTGAAAAACAAAAGGGCGAACGTTTATGATCCTTTGACGAACACATTTAATTTAACAGAAGAGGAATGGAACCTAGAAATGAAG GGAAATAAATACGTAGAATCATTAAAGAGCACACCGTTGGTTTTCCCTGAGTTGTGTGCACAACTTTTTGACCCGGTGGTTGCCACAGAGGTAGAAAGTGGGGGATCAGCGTCTGAAAGGTCTAGATCTTGTCCTGAACCTCTCTTGAATCAAGATACTGGAGATATTAATGGAACACATGAAACTTCAACTTCAAAGCCCACTTGCTCGTCTTCTCCTGTCGAAGCTCAAAGACCAACAAAAAAGACTAAAGTTTCGAAAAACTCGCATATCTCAACCATTGAAGAAGATATGTCCAAGGCGTTAAAACTAATTATTGATAGTAATAATGGGCCAACTTTTAAAGATTGTCGAGATAAGCTACAAGAGCTTGGTTGGGGAGCTAAAAACCCTTTGCACAAAATGGCGCTTGTTATTTTTTGTGAAAGTGCAACTTATAGGGAAGCTTGGATGCAATTACAACTTGACGAGGTTGAAGACTGGGTTAGTATAATTGGACGTAAGCTACGACTAGAAACATAG
- the LOC122582489 gene encoding uncharacterized protein LOC122582489 isoform X2, translating into MEQIGESKTGKKIRVSWKREKVVKTFLQACINQVAEDGRNGASLRAYTWRVVAEKLKEEEWNLEMKGNKYVESLKSTPLVFPELCAQLFDPVVATEVESGGSASERSRSCPEPLLNQDTGDINGTHETSTSKPTCSSSPVEAQRPTKKTKVSKNSHISTIEEDMSKALKLIIDSNNGPTFKDCRDKLQELGWGAKNPLHKMALVIFCESATYREAWMQLQLDEVEDWVSIIGRKLRLET; encoded by the exons ATGGAACAAATTGGTGAGTCTAAAACGGGAAAGAAAATACGGGTTAGCTGGAAAAGAGAAAAAGTTGTAAAAACTTTTCTACAAGCTTGTATAAACCAAGTTGCAGAAGATGGACGAAATGGTGCTAGTCTTCGTGCATATACATGGAGGGTCGTAGCAGAAAAGCTAAAAG AAGAGGAATGGAACCTAGAAATGAAG GGAAATAAATACGTAGAATCATTAAAGAGCACACCGTTGGTTTTCCCTGAGTTGTGTGCACAACTTTTTGACCCGGTGGTTGCCACAGAGGTAGAAAGTGGGGGATCAGCGTCTGAAAGGTCTAGATCTTGTCCTGAACCTCTCTTGAATCAAGATACTGGAGATATTAATGGAACACATGAAACTTCAACTTCAAAGCCCACTTGCTCGTCTTCTCCTGTCGAAGCTCAAAGACCAACAAAAAAGACTAAAGTTTCGAAAAACTCGCATATCTCAACCATTGAAGAAGATATGTCCAAGGCGTTAAAACTAATTATTGATAGTAATAATGGGCCAACTTTTAAAGATTGTCGAGATAAGCTACAAGAGCTTGGTTGGGGAGCTAAAAACCCTTTGCACAAAATGGCGCTTGTTATTTTTTGTGAAAGTGCAACTTATAGGGAAGCTTGGATGCAATTACAACTTGACGAGGTTGAAGACTGGGTTAGTATAATTGGACGTAAGCTACGACTAGAAACATAG
- the LOC122583682 gene encoding putative disease resistance protein At3g14460, which produces MATIIAAALLQVVFQKLADEGLKRFAGLWGIQSEINNLGNTLSKIQDLLNDASDKEIADKNVKQWLNSLQHLAYDIDDLLDDLATDGIHREFNSKVRNLIPNFKLKLRRKLDSIATKLQELEKEKVNLGLIKKDKKPSSRRNETSFPDSCKILGREGEKMELLHKLLGDEKFSAVRKLYHKFFKDEKPCKEKFGVVPIVGMGGVGKTTLARSLYNETKVKNHFKLRAWVCVSDDFDVFKISETIYKEIASETKKFDNLNQLQVALSEQLKEKRFLLVLDDIWSEKYVDWENLVKPFHVVAHGSKIIMTTRKEGLLKQIGFSHLDKLDTLSHDAAMSLLARNALNIDNFDSHMDLKLHGEGIVKICGCLPLAIKIIGRLLRTTTNEQDWENVLNSKIWQTDDNIVPALRLSYQELSASLKQLFAYCSFFPKGFVFDKDELVMLWMAEGFLHESIGSKLTYECLGHKHFDELLSRSFFQIAPNEKSGYVMHDLIIDLATFVAEDFFLKFDNQMEIKTKTLAKYRHMSFIRERYVGYEMFKEVKSAKSLRTFMAVSVGVKKNSDCFYLSNKILVDLLPELQLLRVLCLNNFEISEVPECIGRLKHLRYLNLSQTKIKDLPENVGNLYNLQSLICFGCDKLRNLPKSFSKLKNLRHFDIRDTPLVKQMPSGIDGLDSLRTLTKVIIEGDDGFTITKLKPLKNLMGKISIEGLGKVQNAMHAREASLSEKRLSEVNLIWDDVSNDFQKETLENKVLNELKPYNDTLKKLRIVSYRGIKFPIWVGDPSFNKLVHVSISDCRKCTSLPLLGMLQSLKELHIKGMDAIEVIGSELLGTGGDAFHSLEILSFQYMFGWSTWSTDSGILDTVFPCLREIYIKGCPKLVDISLKELPSLRTLRIDDCGDVVLRSMVSVASSVTKLVINNIAGLTDKVWRGVIKNIGGVEEVWVYYCSEIRYMWKSEKEASKVLVNLRRLEVNGCLNLVSLGEKEHLSSNVLTSLIKLVLEDCDNLKDCNCPANVERLNIRNCRSIACVSFPTREQGEGMHKLKSLTIRDCEQLVVGKEFMNWEEITNNALLERLDIRGWPNLKSMSGLLSCYTIHLTNLIISDCKNLESLELPNLPSLTHLTILNCPSTEGCFQRGHWPSKLTSLAIGGLKKSISEWGPGIFPSSLVNLTLLGTRDEVSELSPHLFPSNLATLKIWDFEKLKTVSVGLQDLTSLQHLQIRFCPNLRDLPEKLLPLLLSLEIDECRKLKEKTSKGGRGWHKISHIPCIKIDKELQN; this is translated from the coding sequence ATGGCTACAATCATTGCTGCTGCACTACTCCAAGTTGTTTTTCAAAAACTGGCTGATGAAGGCTTGAAACGTTTTGCTGGATTGTGGGGAATTCAATCCGAGATCAATAATTTGGGCAATACATTGTCCAAGATTCAAGATCTCCTTAATGATGCTTCTGACAAAGAAATTGCTgataaaaatgttaaacaatGGCTCAACAGTCTCCAGCATTTGGCTTATGATATCGATGACTTACTTGATGACTTGGCTACAGATGGTATTCATCGTGAGTTCAACAGCAAGGTTAGAAACCTCATCCcaaattttaaactaaaactGCGTCGCAAGTTAGATAGCATTGCCACTAAGTTACAAGAACTAGAGAAGGAAAAGGTTAATCTAGGTTtgattaagaaagataaaaagcCGAGTAGTAGAAGAAACGAAACCTCTTTTCCGGATTCATGTAAGATTTTAGGACGAGAAGGAGAAAAAATGGAATTGCTTCATAAGTTGTTGGGAGATGAAAAGTTTAGTGCTGTAAGAAAGTTGTATCACAAGTTTTTTAAAGATGAGAAGCCTTGCAAGGAAAAGTTTGGTGTTGTACCTATAGTTGGTATGGGTGGGGTTGGTAAGACCACTTTAGCTAGAAGTTTGTACAATGAAACAAAGGTGAAGAACCACTTTAAGCTTCGTGCATGGGTTTGTGTTTCTGATGATTTTGATGTTTTCAAGATAAGTGAAACCATCTATAAAGAAATAGCCAGTGAAACTAAAAAGTTTGACAATTTAAATCAGCTTCAAGTAGCTCTTTCAGAGCAACTTAAGGAGAAACGATTTCTACTAGTACTAGATGATATTTGGAGTGAGAAATATGTTGATTGGGAGAACCTAGTAAAGCCCTTTCATGTTGTGGCTCATGGAAGCAAAATTATCATGACAACCCGAAAAGAGGGATTGCTCAAACAGATCGGTTTTAGTCATCTAGACAAGTTGGATACTTTGTCACATGATGCTGCAATGTCTTTACTTGCTCGAAATGCGTTAAATATTGATAACTTTGATTCACATATGGATTTGAAACTTCATGGTGAAGGTATCGTGAAAATTTGTGGTTGTTTGCCTCTAGCGATAAAAATAATTGGAAGGCTATTGAGGACAACAACAAATGAACAAGATTGGGAAAATGTGTTGAATAGCAAGATATGGCAAACTGATGATAATATTGTCCCAGCCCTTCGGCTAAGCTACCAAGAGCTTTCAGCATCATTGAAACAATTGTTTGCATATTGCTCCTTTTTCCCTAAGGGCTTTGTGTTTGACAAGGATGAGTTGGTTATGTTGTGGATGGCGGAAGGTTTTTTACACGAATCAATTGGAAGCAAGTTAACATATGAATGTTTAGGACATAAACATTTTGATGAGTTGTTATCAAGGTCATTTTTTCAGATTGCTCCTAATGAGAAGTCAGGGTATGTGATGCATGATCTCATAATTGACTTAGCCACGTTTGTTGctgaagattttttcttgaagTTTGATAATCAAATGGAGATCAAGACAAAAACTTTGGCCAAGTATCGTCATATGTCCTTTATCCGTGAGAGATATGTTGGTTACGAGATGTTCAAGGAGGTTAAAAGTGCTAAGAGTTTACGAACTTTTATGGCGGTGTCTGTTGGAGTGAAAAAAAATTCTGATTGCTTTTATTTATCGAATAAGATTTTGGTTGACCTACTTCCAGAGTTACAACTGTTGAGGGTTCTTTGCTTAAATAACTTTGAGATAAGTGAGGTACCGGAGTGCATCGGTCGTTTGAAACACTTAAGGTACCTTAACTTATCGCaaaccaagatcaaagatctaccAGAAAATGTGGGCAATCTATATAATTTACAAtcattaatttgttttggttgTGATAAATTACGTAATTTGCCCAAAAGCTTTTCAAAGCTTAAAAATTTGCGACACTTTGACATTAGAGATACTCCTCTAGTGAAGCAGATGCCCTCGGGAATTGATGGGTTAGATAGCCTACGAACTCTCACCAAGGTCATCATTGAAGGGGATGATGGCTTTACAATAACCAAGCTCAAACCGTTAAAGAATCTCATGGGGAAGATTTCCATTGAGGGGTTGGGCAAAGTGCAAAACGCAATGCATGCACGGGAAGCAAGTCTGTCAGAAAAAAGGCTTAGTGAGGTAAACCTGATATGGGATGATGTATCTAACGATTTTCAAAAGGAAACTCTTGAAAATAAGGTCCTTAATGAACTAAAGCCTTATAATGATACTTTGAAGAAACTCAGAATTGTGTCATATCGGGGAATAAAGTTTCCGATTTGGGTCGGCGATCCCTCATTCAATAAGTTGGTTCATGTGTCGATAAGTGATTGTAGAAAGTGTACGTCTTTGCCCCTACTTGGGATGCTACAATCTCTAAAGGAGTTACACATCAAAGGTATGGATGCAATTGAAGTCATAGGTTCAGAGTTACTTGGGACCGGTGGTGATGCATTTCATTCTCTTGAAATTCTAAGTTTCCAATATATGTTTGGGTGGTCGACATGGTCAACTGATAGTGGGATTCTTGATACAGTGTTTCCATGCCTTCGAGAGATTTATATAAAAGGTTGTCCTAAACTGGTTGACATCTCACTTAAAGAACTACCTTCACTGAGAACTCTAAGAATAGATGACTGTGGTGATGTCGTCTTGAGAAGTATGGTTTCCGTAGCTTCATCAGTCACCAAGTTAGTGATAAATAACATTGCGGGGCTTACTGATAAGGTATGGAGAGGTGTTATAAAGAATATAGGGGGAGTTGAAGAAGTATGGGTCTATTATTGTAGTGAAATAAGATACATGTGGAAATCAGAAAAAGAAGCTAGTAAGGTTCTTGTGAATTTAAGGAGGTTGGAAGTAAACGGTTGTTTAAATTTGGTGAGTTTAGGAGAGAAAGAGCATTTGAGTAGCAATGTGTTAACATCTCTTATCAAGTTGGTACTAGAGGATTGCGATAATTTAAAGGATTGCAATTGTCCAGCTAATGTTGAGAGGTTAAATATTAGAAATTGTAGATCAATTGCATGTGTCTCCTTCCCAACAAGGGAACAAGGAGAAGGGATGCACAAGCTCAAGTCACTTACAATCAGAGATTGTGAACAACTAGTGGTGGGAAAGGAGTTTATGAATTGGGAAGAAATTACCAACAATGCGTTACTTGAACGTCTGGATATAAGAGGTTGGCCAAATCTCAAATCAATGAGTGGATTATTGAGTTGTTACACCATTCACCTCACGAATTTGATAATATCTGATTGTAAAAATTTGGAGTCTCTTGAGCTGCCAAATCTCCCCTCGTTAACACACCTGACAATCTTGAACTGTCCAAGTACGGAAGGCTGTTTTCAGCGTGGACATTGGCCTTCTAAATTGACTTCTCTTGCAATAGGGGGGTTAAAGAAGTCTATATCCGAGTGGGGGCCTGGGATATTTCCATCCTCCCTTGTTAACTTAACGTTACTTGGCACGAGAGATGAAGTGAGTGAATTGTCTCCTCATCTTTTTCCTTCAAATCTTGCTACTCTGAAAATatgggattttgagaaattaaaaaCAGTTTCAGTGGGACTTCAAGACCTCACCTCCCTCCAACATCTCCAAATTAGGTTTTGCCCAAATTTAAGAGATCTACCAGAGAAGCTGTTGCCTTTGCTCTTAAGTTTAGAAATTGATGAATGCCGAAAACTGAAAGAAAAGACTAGTAAAGGAGGAAGAGGCTGGCACAAAATCTCACATATCCCCTGCATCAAGATAGATAAGGAATTACAGAATTAA